A genomic segment from Perca flavescens isolate YP-PL-M2 chromosome 13, PFLA_1.0, whole genome shotgun sequence encodes:
- the wnt11 gene encoding protein Wnt-11, whose product MRSSSHVLPLGVLTAVLLSQVCSGIKWLSISHAPSSLHINQTQHCKLLPGLVSSQAQLCRSNLELMQTIITAAREVKKTCQKTFSDMRWNCSSIDIPLDAPKYRPDLDRGTREAAFVYALSAAAISHTIARACTSGDLRLCSCGPIPAEIPEPGYRWGGCADNLHYGLLMGSKFSDAPMKMKRSGSHANKLMHLHNSEVGRQALRDALVMKCKCHGVSGSCSIRTCWRGLQDLREIAMDLKTKYLSATKVVHRPMGTRKQLVPKDIDIRPVRENELVYLQSSPDFCAKNDKQGSVGTQDRQCNKTSLGSDSCDLMCCGRGYNPYTEKLVERCHCKYHWCCYVTCKKCERIVERYVCK is encoded by the exons gTCGATATCACACGCCCCTTCATCTTTACACATCAACCAGACCCAACACTGTAAGCTGCTGCCCGGCCTCGTGTCCTCCCAGGCTCAGCTGTGCCGCAGCAACCTGGAGCTCATGCAAACCATCATCACCGCGGCCCGCGAAGTCAAGAAAACGTGTCAGAAGACCTTCTCTGACATGCGTTGGAACTGCTCGTCCATCGACATCCCCCTCGATGCTCCGAAGTATCGGCCAGACCTCGACCGAG GAACAAGAGAGGCTGCATTTGTGTACGCCCTGTCCGCAGCAGCCATCAGCCACACCATAGCACGGGCGTGCACGTCTGGAGATTTGCGGCTATGCTCGTGCGGTCCTATTCCAGCGGAGATCCCCGAGCCTGGCTACCGCTGGGGTGGCTGCGCCGACAACCTGCACTACGGTTTGCTCATGGGCTCCAAGTTCTCTGATGCGCCCATGAAGATGAAACGCTCAGGCTCCCATGCCAACAAACTGATGCACCTACACAACAGTGAAGTCGGAAGACAA GCGCTGAGAGACGCGCTGGTGATGAAGTGTAAATGTCACGGTGTGTCCGGCTCCTGCTCCATAAGGACCTGCTGGAGAGGCCTGCAGGACCTGAGGGAGATCGCCATGGACCTGAAGACCAAGTACCTGTCTGCCACAAAAGTTGTACACCGGCCCATGGGGACACGCAAGCAGCTGGTGCCCAAAGACATCGACATCCGGCCGGTGAGGGAGAACGAGCTGGTCTACCTGCAGAGCTCCCCAGACTTCTGTGCAAAGAACGACAAACAGGGCTCTGTTGGCACACAGGACAG GCAGTGCAACAAAACCTCCCTGGGCAGCGACAGCTGTGACCTGATGTGCTGCGGCCGCGGCTACAACCCGTACACGGAGAAGCTGGTGGAGCGCTGCCACTGCAAGTACCACTGGTGCTGCTACGTCACCTGCAAGAAGTGTGAGCGGATCGTGGAGAGATACGTGTgcaaatga